The genomic interval GCGCCGCCTTCGTGAGCTGCTCGATGAGCAGGAACACGTAGGCGGGGCCCGATCCCGACACCGTCGACAGCGCGTCGATCTGCGATTCGGGCACCTCGATCACCGCACCGACGGTCTCGAACAGGGCGCGCACGAGCGCCATGTCGTCGGCGGTCGCTGCGGCGCCTGCGGCAAGGCCCGTGACAGCACGCCCGACGGTGGCCGGCGTGTTCGGCATGGAGCGGATCGCATGGACGTCAGCGCCGAGGGCATCCGCGAAAGTGGCCAGGGTGACGCCGGCGGCGAGGCTGACGACGATCGCGTCATCGCGCAGGACCGGCGCGATCTCGCGGAGCAGGTCTGGCACCATCACCGGCTTCACGCCGACGAGGATGATGCGGGCGGATGCTGCCGCCTCGAGGTTCCCGTCGGGATTCTCTGCGAGCGCGATGCTGCGCACGCCGGGGAGCGTCGCCAGGGCATCCGATTTCTCGCGCGAGCGGTTCGTCGCGACGATGCCGCCGTCGACCGCCGCCCCAGAGGCGACGACCCCCTGCAGGATCGCACCTCCCATGGAACCTGCGCCGAGGAATGCGAGGGAGGGAAGCGTGTCGACCATGCCGCCATCCTACGAGGCGCCCCGTGCCCGTCCATCGCGCTCCCCGGCCTGTGCGTCCGGTCGTCGTAGACTCTGAGCATGAGCGCAACGGGTGGCAGCAAGGCGATCATCGCGGCACTTCTGGCGAACATGGGCATCGCCCTCGCCAAGTTCATCGCCTGGGCGCTCTCCGGCTCCGCGTCGATGCTCGCAGAGGCCATCCACTCGGTCGCCGACTCCGGCAATCAGCTTCTTCTGCTGCTCGGCGGTCGCAAGGCCAAGCGCGCGGCCGACCGCGACCACCCGTTCGGCTACGGCCGCGAGCGGTATGTGTCTGCGTTCGTCGTGTCGATCATCCTGTTCTCGCTCGGCGGTCTGTTCGCGGTCTACGAGGGCGTGCAGAAGCTCATCGACCCGCATGCGCTGGATGAGAAGTGGTGGTGGCTGCCGCTGGCCGTGCTGGTGATCGCGATCGGCCTGGAGTCGTTCTCGCTGCGCACCGCCATCAAGGAGAGCAACCTGGTGCGCGAGAAGGGCCAGTCGTGGATGTCGTTCATCCGCCGGTCCAAGGCGCCGGAGCTGCCCGTCGTGCTGCTGGAGGACACCGGCGCGCTGGTCGGCCTCGTGTTCGCGCTGTTCGGCGTCGGGCTCACTCTGCTCACCGGCAACTCGATGTACGACGCTCTCGGCACCCTGATGATCGGCCTGCTGCTGATCCTCATCGCGATCGTCCTCGGCATCGAGACCAAGAGCCTGCTGGTCGGCGAGGGCGCGAATCAGGCCGACTTCGATCGGATCGTGGACGCCATCGCCGGCGGACCGGACGTGCAGAAGATCATCCACATCAAAACGCTGTACCTGGGCCCTGACGAGCTGATGGTGGCGGCGAAGATCGCATTGAAGGCCGACAAGACGGTACGTGAGGCGGCTGCAGACATCGATGAGATCGAATCGCGGATCCGCGATGCCGTGCCTGCTGCGCGCGTGATCTACCTGGAACCCGACGTGTATCGGCCGTCACTGGATCCCGAGCCGCCCACAGACGCGTTCGTGCTGAAGTCGTCCGACTGATTTCTCGGTCGACGTGATCGACGCACTTCGCGCTGAGCTTGCGCGCAGCGATCTGCCTGAGGCGACCCGGCACAAGCTGCAGCAGGTGCAGACTGTGCTCGACGGCGATCCGCAGGCGCGTCTGCAGTCGTTCTCGACAGCCGGCGGCGAGCCTCGAGCCGTGGTCTCGTTCGGCGATGTCGAGCGGGCCGATCTGGTGGTGTACCTGCTGCACGGCATCGACACCGGGCTGGACGATTTCGGCCCGTGGGCGGGTGCCGCCCAGCGCGTCTGCGCGGATGTCATCCGCGCATGCGTGCTGAGGGGCGAACCGCGCGACGTCGCGACGATCGCGTGGTTCGCGTGGGACTCCGGCACGCACGTGTCGGCACTGGCCACACGGCACGCCACGGTGGGCGCAGCGCAACTGGCCGTCGACATCGACAAGCTGGTGGCGCGCAATCCCACCGCGCACATCGCGCTGGTCACCTACTCGTACTCGTCGACCCTGCTCGGCGAGCTGTTCGCCATGAACATCGCGGGCGTCGTGCGCACCGCGTTCTCGTTCGCGTCGGCCGGTGTGACGCATGCGGCCAGCTCTGCGCTCGGGCAGGCGAACACCCGCGGCGACCTCGTCCTGTACGCCACCGAGGGTGCAAACGACAGCATCGCTCCCCTTGGTCGACTGGGACAGCATCCGATCGACCCCCGCGACATCCCCGGCGTCATCGGCTTCGACTGCGACGGGGGCGAAGCGCCGGGACCGGACGGCTCGACCGTGGTGGGCGTGCCAGTCGAAGGGCATGCCTCGCAGAGCACGGTCGATGAGCACGGAGTGCGGCACATCGGGTACTACGACGGGCGCGCGCAGGGATATCTGACGATGGTCTCGCTGCTGGCGGATGCTGCAACCGGCGGGCGCTGAGAGGTTCTGCCCGCGATCGTCCGGCGTTCAGCGCCTGGCGTCGAAGAACTCCTGCAGAAGGGCGATGGCAGCATCCGACTGCACCCCGCCGACCACCTCGGCACGATACGGCAGGCGGCGGTCGCGCAGCAGATCGTGCATCGAGCCTGCGGCGCCGGCCTTCTCGTCCCATGCGCCGAACACGACCCGGCCGATGCGCGCCTGCAGGATCGCCCCTGCGCACATCACGCACGGCTCGAGCGTGACGACGAGGGTGTGGCCCTCGAGGTTCCAGCCGCCATGCGCCTCGGCGGCGGCGCGCAGTGCGACGACCTCGGCGTGGGCCGTGGGATCGTGCGTCTGCTCACGCAGATTGCGTCCCTCGCCGATGATCGTTCCGTCGGCGTCCAGCACCACTGCGCCGACCGGCACGTCGCCCGCTGCGCCCGCCTCAGCGGCCAGCACGAGCGCGCGGCGCATCGGGCTGTCGTACGCGGAGGTCATGCGGTTGAGCCTAGTTGGGAAGAACACCCGGTGCGCAGCATCCGCCTCGCGGGGGACGAGGCGCCGCGGGGGGACGAGAAGTTTCCTCCGGACGGGGGATGCCCGAGTCGCGCATCCTCCGTAGCGTCGAAGACATGGAAAACCCCGGTCTGTACATCATGATGATCGTCACCCTTCCGGCGCTGCTGGTCGCAGTCATCACGACCCTCAACGCCAAGAAGACGAACGCGATGTGGCGCGCCCGTCGCGAAGCTCGTGCTGCTGCGAAGGCCGCAGGCCAGTAGCCTGTATTCATGCGCGTTCATGTGGCCGATCACCCGCTCATCACTCACAAGCTCACGGTGCTGCGGGATGAGAACACTCCGTCGCCCGTCTTCCGTCAGCTGACCGAAGAGCTGGTGACCCTGCTCGCCTATGAGGCGACGCGCAACGTTCGCGTCACGCCCGTCGAGGTGAAGACTCCGGTGACCACCACCATGGGCGTGAAGATCTCAGAACCGCGCCCCATCGTGGTGCCGATCCTGCGCGCCGGTCTCGGCATGCTCGAGGGTCTTGTGAAGCTGCTGCCGACCGCCGAGGTCGGATTCCTCGGCATGGTCCGCGACGATGAGACCTTCGAGCCCACGACGTACGCAGAGCGGCTGCCGGTGGACCTCAGCGACCGGCAGTGCTTCGCCATCGACCCGATGCTCGCCACCGGCGGCTCGCTGGGCGCGGCGATCCAGTTCCTGTTCGACCGCGGGGCGAAGGACGTCACTGCCATCTGCCTGCTCGGCACCCCGGAGGGACTCGAGGCCATCGAGAAGCTCGTCGGAGACCGCGACGTCACGCTCGTGCTCGGCGCCGTCGACGAGCGCCTCAACGAGAAGGGCTACATCGTGCCCGGCCTCGGCGACGCCGGCGACCGGCTCTACGGCACCGTCTGAGTCCTTCTCGGCGCCGTGTGCACGGCGCTGGTGCGCTAGACCGTTAGCCGGTAGCCGCGCTCGTCGCCGTAGTGCGCGAATCCTGCGCGGGCCAGTATCGGGGCTGACGTCGAGATCCGCCCCTTCACGAGCGCCGTCTTCGCGCCGAACTCGGCGCCGAGGCGC from Microbacterium sp. H1-D42 carries:
- the proC gene encoding pyrroline-5-carboxylate reductase; the encoded protein is MVDTLPSLAFLGAGSMGGAILQGVVASGAAVDGGIVATNRSREKSDALATLPGVRSIALAENPDGNLEAAASARIILVGVKPVMVPDLLREIAPVLRDDAIVVSLAAGVTLATFADALGADVHAIRSMPNTPATVGRAVTGLAAGAAATADDMALVRALFETVGAVIEVPESQIDALSTVSGSGPAYVFLLIEQLTKAARGMGFSDADARLMAEQTFIGAAALLEASDVDPAELRRRVTSPKGTTERAIAVMQDAGLDDMFARATAAALARAKELAAG
- a CDS encoding cation diffusion facilitator family transporter; protein product: MSATGGSKAIIAALLANMGIALAKFIAWALSGSASMLAEAIHSVADSGNQLLLLLGGRKAKRAADRDHPFGYGRERYVSAFVVSIILFSLGGLFAVYEGVQKLIDPHALDEKWWWLPLAVLVIAIGLESFSLRTAIKESNLVREKGQSWMSFIRRSKAPELPVVLLEDTGALVGLVFALFGVGLTLLTGNSMYDALGTLMIGLLLILIAIVLGIETKSLLVGEGANQADFDRIVDAIAGGPDVQKIIHIKTLYLGPDELMVAAKIALKADKTVREAAADIDEIESRIRDAVPAARVIYLEPDVYRPSLDPEPPTDAFVLKSSD
- a CDS encoding alpha/beta hydrolase, with the translated sequence MIDALRAELARSDLPEATRHKLQQVQTVLDGDPQARLQSFSTAGGEPRAVVSFGDVERADLVVYLLHGIDTGLDDFGPWAGAAQRVCADVIRACVLRGEPRDVATIAWFAWDSGTHVSALATRHATVGAAQLAVDIDKLVARNPTAHIALVTYSYSSTLLGELFAMNIAGVVRTAFSFASAGVTHAASSALGQANTRGDLVLYATEGANDSIAPLGRLGQHPIDPRDIPGVIGFDCDGGEAPGPDGSTVVGVPVEGHASQSTVDEHGVRHIGYYDGRAQGYLTMVSLLADAATGGR
- the tadA gene encoding tRNA adenosine(34) deaminase TadA, translated to MTSAYDSPMRRALVLAAEAGAAGDVPVGAVVLDADGTIIGEGRNLREQTHDPTAHAEVVALRAAAEAHGGWNLEGHTLVVTLEPCVMCAGAILQARIGRVVFGAWDEKAGAAGSMHDLLRDRRLPYRAEVVGGVQSDAAIALLQEFFDARR
- the upp gene encoding uracil phosphoribosyltransferase, whose protein sequence is MRVHVADHPLITHKLTVLRDENTPSPVFRQLTEELVTLLAYEATRNVRVTPVEVKTPVTTTMGVKISEPRPIVVPILRAGLGMLEGLVKLLPTAEVGFLGMVRDDETFEPTTYAERLPVDLSDRQCFAIDPMLATGGSLGAAIQFLFDRGAKDVTAICLLGTPEGLEAIEKLVGDRDVTLVLGAVDERLNEKGYIVPGLGDAGDRLYGTV